A window of Stenotrophomonas indicatrix genomic DNA:
GCCCAGGAATTCGCGCCCAGCGCCGAGGCCTCGCCGGCCGCCTGCGCGGCCATCACGACCGATGCTGCCCGCCTGGCCTGCTACGACCGCCAGTTCGGGCGCACGCCTCAGGCCACCGCCGAAGCTGACGCCGCCGCCGAAGCCGCCGCACAGGCGCGCCGTGAGCAGCGCGACACCACGCGGGTAAGCCAAGGCGAGGAAAAACTGCGCGAACGTGTCAGCGATCTTTTCCGTTCCAAAGCGCCGGACAGCGCACTTGCCAATGCCGGCCGCGGTTCGCTGCTGGACAGCCGCTGGGAACTGGCCGAGGACTCCAAGCTGGGCCCGTTCCAGCTGCGCGCGTACAAGCCTGTGTACCTGCTGCCGGCCTTCTGGACCAGCGACCGCAACACCATGCCGCACTCGCCGAACCCGGCCAACAGCGTGACCACCCCGCAGGTGCTGGACAGCGCCGAGCTGAAGTTCCAGATCAGCTTCAAGACCAAGATCGCCGAGAGCCTGTTCGGCGACAACGGCGACATCTGGGCGGGCTACACCCAGAGTTCGCGCTGGCAGGCCTACAACGGCGAGGACTCGCGCCCGTTCCGCGAGACCAACTACGAGCCGGAAGTGATGATGATGTTCCGCAACGGCTACTCGATCGGTGGCTGGCGTGGGCGGATGACCGGCATCAGCCTCAACCACCAGTCCAACGGCCGTGCCGATCCGCTGTCGCGCAGCTGGAACCGGGTGATCCTCAACGTCGGCCTCGACCGCGAGAACTGGGCACTGGTGCTGCGTCCCTGGTACCGCATTCCCGAGACCCGCAGCGACGACAACAACCCGGACATCGAGGACTACATGGGCCGCGGCGACGCGACCCTGACCTGGAACCACAAGGGTCACGAGGTCTCGTTGATGGCGCGCCACTCGTTGCGCACCGGTGACCGCTCGCACGGCGCGCTGCAGCTGGACTACGGCTTCCCGATCAGCAACCTGCTGCGCGGCCATGTGCAGATCTTCGACGGCTATGGCGAGAGCCTGATCGATTACAACCACAAGGCGACCTACGTCGGCGTGGGCGTGTCCCTGCTGGAGTGGTTCTGATGGATGTGACGATCTGGCACAACCCCGCGTGCAGCAACTCGCGCGGGGCGCTTAAGCTGATCCGCGACGCCGGCTTCGAGCCGGTGGTGATCGACTATCTCGGCAGCCCGCCCGACGTGGCCACGCTGCGCCAGGTACTGGCCGAATCCGGCCTGGCCGCGACCGGGCTGGTGCGCAGCAAGGAACCCGAGTTTGCCGCACTGGGTCTGCAGGGAAGCGATGACGACGCCCTGCTGGCCGCGATGGCCACCCACCCACGGCTGATCAACCGCCCGGTGGTACGGACCGCGAAGGGCACCCGCCTGTGCCGGCCTCCGGAAACGGTGCTGGAGATCCTGTAACCCGCCCCGCTCTGGTAGAGCCGAGCCATGCCCGGCTCTACAGAACGGGTTACCGCCAGTCGGTGATGCCTTCGCGGCGATAGACCTCGGCGAACGCCGGGCGCGCCTTCAGGCGATCCGCATACGCCTTCAATGCCGCCCAGTGGTCGCTGGGGGTGGGCATGTTGCGTGACCAGCGCATCAACATCACCAGCATGAAATCGACCACGCCCGGCGCATCGCCGAGCAGGTAGGGACCGCCGTCCTGCAGGTGTGCGGCAACGTGCTGCCACGCCGCCTCCAACTGCTGCCGGGCCATCGTACGCACGGCCTCGATGCACTCGCCACCCGCTGCTTCATGCGGATAGAACCAGGCGCGGTATGCCGGCTGCACGGTGTTGGCGCACCAGAACATCCAGCGATAGGCCTCGCCGCGTGCCGGCGTGCCGACGGCAGGCAGCAACCCTGCCTGCGGATGACGGTCTGCCAGATACAGCGCGATCGCGGCCGCCTCGGTCAGTACCTGGTCGTCGATCAACAGGGTCGGCACCCTGCCCGCCGGATTGAGCGCCAGGTAGCCAGCTGATTTGTGCTCGCGCGTTTCGAAATCGAGCAGCACCAGTTCGTGCTCGATGCCGAGCTCGATCAGCAGCCAGTGCACCACCAGCGAGGCGGTGCTGGTGGAACCATACAAGGTGGTGCGCATAGGACCTGTCCTGGGCGGGGAACGGCTGATTATGCGCGCTGTCCCCGGCGTGGTCAGCCGCAGGTGCTCATGCAGGTATCACGACGCTCGCCGCAGCCCATCATCGGTGCGCGCAGCGTGCAGTCGTGCGCCTTCAACTCGCAGGAACGGCGCAGTTCCGGATGCTCGATGTCCTTGCAGCGCTGGTCCGGCGTCGGTGCCACCTGCTGCTCGCAGCTGGACTGGCGGCTGCCGATCCCCTGGCCTTCGGCCATGCAGCTGCGATAGCTGGCCTGGCACTGCATCTGGCACTGG
This region includes:
- a CDS encoding phospholipase A produces the protein MTLSPLFPRLAPLALALASAPVAAQEFAPSAEASPAACAAITTDAARLACYDRQFGRTPQATAEADAAAEAAAQARREQRDTTRVSQGEEKLRERVSDLFRSKAPDSALANAGRGSLLDSRWELAEDSKLGPFQLRAYKPVYLLPAFWTSDRNTMPHSPNPANSVTTPQVLDSAELKFQISFKTKIAESLFGDNGDIWAGYTQSSRWQAYNGEDSRPFRETNYEPEVMMMFRNGYSIGGWRGRMTGISLNHQSNGRADPLSRSWNRVILNVGLDRENWALVLRPWYRIPETRSDDNNPDIEDYMGRGDATLTWNHKGHEVSLMARHSLRTGDRSHGALQLDYGFPISNLLRGHVQIFDGYGESLIDYNHKATYVGVGVSLLEWF
- the arsC gene encoding arsenate reductase (glutaredoxin) (This arsenate reductase requires both glutathione and glutaredoxin to convert arsenate to arsenite, after which the efflux transporter formed by ArsA and ArsB can extrude the arsenite from the cell, providing resistance.) codes for the protein MDVTIWHNPACSNSRGALKLIRDAGFEPVVIDYLGSPPDVATLRQVLAESGLAATGLVRSKEPEFAALGLQGSDDDALLAAMATHPRLINRPVVRTAKGTRLCRPPETVLEIL
- a CDS encoding glutathione S-transferase family protein; its protein translation is MRTTLYGSTSTASLVVHWLLIELGIEHELVLLDFETREHKSAGYLALNPAGRVPTLLIDDQVLTEAAAIALYLADRHPQAGLLPAVGTPARGEAYRWMFWCANTVQPAYRAWFYPHEAAGGECIEAVRTMARQQLEAAWQHVAAHLQDGGPYLLGDAPGVVDFMLVMLMRWSRNMPTPSDHWAALKAYADRLKARPAFAEVYRREGITDWR